Proteins encoded by one window of Fischerella sp. PCC 9605:
- a CDS encoding ABC transporter ATP-binding protein, giving the protein MSESIIRVENLGKKYIIAHQRENASRYQYKALRDVIANGAKSLTKNLFKPAGKIVPNPTREEFWALKDVSFEIKQGEAIGVIGRNGAGKSTLLKVLSRITEPTQGRIAIKGRVASLLEVGTGFHPELTGRENIYLNGSIMGMSKAEIKKKFDEIIAFAEVEKFLDTPVKRYSSGMYVRLAFSVAAHLEPEILIVDEVLAVGDSAFQKKCLGKMGDVATKEGRTVLFVSHSMQAIAQLTKRCILLSKGNVQFDGNTDKAVRLYLAGQKDDSEQAAYYQAAVNKTGNHVLWARVHTSEGQGIHCWGEPITFEFALHVTKPHESLWFSFQVISEFQQPICIFWFYDPQAPFRREPGTFILRCEIPKFRLYMGSYTLTTWFSERRSSTLLENLKDICPFEVSMHSIEREEYQWQRDECTYLEDAVWKTVEKY; this is encoded by the coding sequence ATGTCTGAGAGTATCATTCGGGTAGAGAATTTAGGCAAAAAATATATCATTGCTCACCAACGGGAGAATGCAAGCCGCTATCAGTACAAGGCGCTACGGGATGTAATAGCCAATGGAGCTAAGTCACTCACTAAAAACTTATTCAAACCTGCCGGTAAAATCGTGCCCAACCCAACCCGGGAAGAATTTTGGGCATTAAAAGATGTTTCTTTTGAGATTAAGCAGGGTGAAGCCATTGGTGTGATTGGACGCAATGGTGCAGGTAAATCGACGCTTTTAAAAGTTTTGAGCCGTATCACCGAACCAACGCAAGGACGTATAGCTATCAAAGGCCGGGTAGCAAGTCTACTAGAGGTAGGAACAGGATTCCACCCAGAACTAACGGGGCGAGAGAATATCTACCTCAACGGTTCTATCATGGGGATGAGTAAGGCTGAGATTAAGAAGAAATTTGATGAAATTATAGCCTTTGCCGAAGTAGAAAAATTTTTAGACACACCAGTAAAGCGCTATTCTTCTGGAATGTACGTGCGTCTTGCCTTTTCTGTCGCCGCTCACCTAGAGCCAGAGATTTTGATTGTAGATGAAGTGCTAGCAGTAGGCGACTCCGCATTTCAAAAGAAATGCTTGGGAAAAATGGGGGATGTCGCAACCAAAGAAGGACGGACAGTCTTGTTCGTTAGCCATAGCATGCAAGCAATAGCTCAACTCACAAAGCGTTGCATACTGCTTTCTAAAGGTAATGTTCAGTTTGATGGCAATACTGACAAAGCAGTGCGGTTATATCTTGCTGGGCAAAAAGATGATTCCGAGCAAGCTGCTTATTACCAAGCTGCTGTAAACAAAACAGGCAACCACGTGCTTTGGGCACGTGTGCATACTTCCGAAGGACAAGGAATCCATTGCTGGGGTGAACCGATTACTTTTGAGTTTGCCCTACACGTGACTAAACCCCATGAAAGCCTGTGGTTCTCTTTTCAAGTAATAAGTGAGTTTCAACAACCTATTTGTATTTTCTGGTTTTACGATCCCCAAGCTCCGTTTCGCCGAGAGCCAGGGACATTTATTCTTCGATGTGAGATCCCAAAATTTAGGCTCTACATGGGTTCATACACCTTAACAACATGGTTTTCCGAGCGTCGCAGCAGTACTTTGTTAGAAAACCTCAAGGATATTTGCCCTTTTGAAGTCTCCATGCACAGTATTGAACGAGAAGAGTATCAATGGCAACGTGATGAATGTACGTATCTAGAAGATGCTGTTTGGAAAACAGTGGAGAAATATTAA
- a CDS encoding DegT/DnrJ/EryC1/StrS family aminotransferase has translation MIPFVDLKTQYLSIKDEIDTAVWKVLDSTQFVLGNEVTAFEEEFAAYCDADYGIAVNTGTSALHLALLAAGIGPGDEVITVPFTFVATVAAIDYTGAKAVFVDIDPTSYTIDVTQIEKTITERTKAILPVHLYGQPADMEPILEIARRYGLTVIEDAAQAHRAEYKGRRIGSIGDIGCFSFYPGKNLGAYGEGGIVVTSNPEYARTMRMLRDWGQERKYHHVLKGYNYRMDGIQGAILRVKLRHLDKWTDVRRSHAALYDKLLANSGVTTPTVMPYSHHVYHIYAVRSPQRDALQQKLHEQGIQTGIHYPIPVHLLAAYQGLGYKAGDFPNSELVASEELSLPMCAELSEAQIATVSESVKEGIKAL, from the coding sequence GTGATTCCATTTGTAGACTTGAAAACTCAGTACTTAAGCATCAAAGACGAAATTGATACTGCTGTTTGGAAAGTACTGGATAGTACGCAATTTGTCTTGGGGAATGAAGTAACAGCTTTTGAGGAAGAATTTGCTGCATACTGCGATGCTGATTATGGTATTGCCGTCAATACAGGTACTAGCGCCCTCCACCTAGCACTGCTGGCAGCTGGCATTGGCCCCGGTGACGAAGTGATTACCGTACCTTTTACCTTTGTTGCCACCGTAGCAGCAATTGATTATACAGGTGCTAAGGCTGTTTTCGTAGATATTGACCCTACTTCCTACACGATAGATGTCACCCAAATTGAAAAAACCATAACTGAACGGACTAAAGCTATCCTGCCCGTACATTTGTACGGTCAACCAGCTGACATGGAACCAATTCTAGAAATTGCTCGCCGTTATGGTTTGACTGTAATAGAAGATGCCGCTCAAGCTCACCGAGCTGAGTATAAGGGGCGGCGAATAGGTAGCATTGGTGACATAGGCTGTTTCAGTTTTTACCCTGGTAAGAATTTAGGAGCTTATGGTGAGGGAGGCATAGTAGTAACAAGTAATCCAGAGTACGCCCGTACTATGCGAATGCTGCGCGACTGGGGACAAGAACGCAAATATCACCATGTTCTCAAGGGCTACAACTACCGTATGGATGGCATACAGGGAGCGATATTGCGGGTGAAGTTGCGCCATTTAGACAAGTGGACTGATGTGCGGAGGTCACATGCGGCTTTGTACGACAAACTCCTAGCAAACTCTGGGGTAACAACTCCTACAGTTATGCCCTACAGCCATCACGTATACCATATATATGCTGTGCGATCGCCCCAACGGGATGCACTGCAACAAAAGCTACACGAGCAGGGCATTCAAACAGGCATTCATTATCCCATTCCCGTACATTTGCTGGCAGCCTATCAAGGCTTGGGATACAAGGCTGGAGATTTTCCCAATTCCGAACTAGTAGCAAGTGAAGAGCTATCACTGCCGATGTGTGCAGAACTCTCTGAAGCACAGATCGCAACTGTGAGTGAGAGCGTAAAAGAGGGCATCAAAGCCCTATAA
- a CDS encoding glycosyltransferase family 4 protein — translation MTLSEWMNQKLSQSSSTRLEAKSQQVLETDKAIKLSVITQFFPPDYAATGQLIEELVRQLGQEGVDIEVFTSQPGYAFKSSNAPAIEKLGRVRVQRSRTAQLWPGRIRGKAVNGVLFTLRAALHLLRNGRRYNILLLTTAPPFLPILGYLAYALFWLPYVCILYDLYPDIAIALKVIPADHWLARFWRRLNRLVWQKARAIVVLSPAMKLRVIATCPQVADKVFVIHSWGDPDLIVPIAKQENWFAWKYNLVNKFTVLYSGNMGRCHDMDTILEAAKLLQDEPIQFVFVGGGAKSEELIKQVNRLGLKNFIFLPYQDKEVLPYSLTAGDLSLVSVDAGMESLVAPSKLYPVLAAARPVAVICSQYSYLRQMITDANCGDTFENGDSHSLAEFIRLLSQDRELAKRMGRSGRQYMRAHFTPEIISQQYLDVLQKSIYFDKWNQK, via the coding sequence ATGACACTCAGTGAATGGATGAATCAAAAATTATCTCAATCTAGCTCTACTCGTTTAGAAGCTAAAAGCCAGCAGGTACTGGAAACTGATAAGGCCATAAAATTGTCTGTAATTACTCAGTTTTTTCCTCCAGATTACGCTGCTACGGGACAGCTGATCGAAGAACTGGTGAGACAACTAGGACAGGAAGGGGTAGATATTGAAGTTTTCACAAGTCAGCCAGGATATGCATTTAAATCTTCCAATGCTCCAGCAATTGAAAAATTGGGTCGAGTGCGAGTGCAGCGATCGCGTACCGCCCAACTTTGGCCGGGACGAATTCGTGGCAAGGCAGTCAATGGAGTTCTGTTTACCTTGCGTGCTGCACTTCATCTGCTCAGAAACGGCCGTCGCTACAATATCTTGTTACTGACTACAGCACCACCATTTTTACCAATCTTGGGATATCTGGCTTATGCTTTGTTCTGGCTTCCTTATGTCTGCATACTCTATGACCTTTATCCAGATATTGCGATCGCCCTCAAAGTAATCCCAGCAGACCATTGGCTAGCAAGATTTTGGCGGAGGCTTAATCGGCTAGTTTGGCAAAAAGCCAGAGCGATCGTAGTTCTCAGCCCTGCTATGAAACTGCGAGTGATTGCTACTTGCCCGCAGGTAGCGGATAAAGTTTTTGTAATTCACAGTTGGGGAGATCCCGATTTGATTGTACCCATTGCCAAGCAAGAAAACTGGTTTGCTTGGAAGTATAACTTGGTTAATAAATTTACCGTACTCTACTCCGGTAACATGGGTCGCTGTCATGACATGGATACCATCTTGGAAGCAGCGAAACTACTGCAAGATGAGCCAATTCAATTTGTGTTTGTCGGTGGTGGAGCAAAAAGCGAGGAGTTAATTAAGCAGGTAAATCGACTAGGACTAAAAAATTTCATATTTTTGCCTTATCAAGATAAAGAAGTACTGCCCTATTCCTTAACAGCTGGCGATCTGTCTCTAGTTAGTGTTGATGCAGGTATGGAGAGTTTGGTTGCTCCTAGTAAGCTTTACCCAGTTTTAGCAGCCGCAAGACCAGTGGCAGTAATTTGTTCGCAGTATTCATACCTAAGACAAATGATTACAGATGCTAATTGTGGCGACACATTTGAAAATGGAGATAGTCATAGTTTGGCTGAGTTTATTCGCTTACTCAGTCAAGATCGGGAACTAGCTAAGCGCATGGGTAGGTCAGGTCGTCAGTACATGCGAGCACATTTCACGCCTGAGATCATATCTCAACAATATCTGGATGTTTTGCAAAAAAGCATTTACTTCGATAAATGGAATCAAAAGTAA
- a CDS encoding Gfo/Idh/MocA family protein, whose translation MGNLMNIGVIGYGYWGPNLVRNFADIPGAEVRTVSDFKPELLAKAQARYPKINVTTDCRDIFTDPNIDAVAIATPVSTHFDLALAALQAGKHVLVEKPMTVSSEQAMRLIDEAERRNLVLMVDHTFVYTGAVRKMQDLVVNGILGDIYYYDSVRVNLGLFQHDVNVIWDLAVHDLSILDYVLPSQPYAVSATGMSHVPGEPENIAYLTLFFEGNLIAHIHVNWLAPVKVRRTLIGGSQKMIVYDDLEPSEKVKIYDKGITLNGNNSAEKVYQMLIGYRTGDMWSPHLDVTEALRTEGLHFINCIEKGDRPITDGEAGLRVVRILEAATQSIKQHGRLVELNLAEVAA comes from the coding sequence ATGGGAAACCTTATGAATATCGGTGTAATCGGTTATGGTTACTGGGGTCCGAATCTGGTCAGAAATTTTGCTGATATTCCAGGAGCGGAAGTAAGAACGGTCAGCGATTTTAAACCAGAACTCTTGGCCAAAGCACAGGCAAGATATCCAAAGATAAATGTGACGACAGATTGTCGAGACATATTTACAGACCCAAATATTGATGCTGTGGCAATCGCCACTCCAGTTTCCACTCACTTCGACTTGGCTTTAGCAGCATTGCAGGCTGGTAAGCACGTACTGGTAGAGAAACCAATGACTGTCTCATCAGAGCAAGCAATGCGGCTGATTGACGAAGCAGAACGACGTAATCTAGTGCTGATGGTGGATCACACCTTTGTCTACACCGGTGCGGTACGCAAAATGCAGGATTTAGTAGTCAATGGAATTTTAGGCGATATTTATTACTACGATTCTGTGCGCGTCAATCTAGGACTTTTCCAGCACGATGTTAACGTCATCTGGGATTTGGCAGTCCACGACCTGTCAATTTTAGACTATGTATTGCCATCCCAGCCTTATGCAGTTTCGGCAACAGGGATGAGCCACGTTCCCGGAGAGCCAGAAAACATCGCCTATTTGACCTTATTCTTTGAAGGCAACTTGATTGCTCATATCCATGTCAACTGGCTGGCACCTGTGAAAGTCCGCCGCACGCTGATAGGTGGTAGTCAAAAAATGATCGTTTACGATGACTTAGAACCTAGTGAAAAAGTCAAGATTTACGACAAAGGCATTACACTTAATGGCAATAATTCTGCTGAAAAGGTGTACCAAATGCTGATTGGTTACCGCACAGGCGATATGTGGTCACCCCATTTAGACGTGACAGAAGCACTGCGAACAGAAGGATTGCACTTTATTAATTGCATTGAAAAAGGCGATCGCCCCATCACTGATGGAGAAGCAGGACTGCGTGTAGTAAGGATTCTTGAAGCTGCTACCCAGTCAATTAAGCAGCACGGTCGATTAGTTGAACTTAACTTAGCAGAGGTAGCAGCGTGA
- a CDS encoding acyltransferase, which yields MAVNDDVKFGSNVKIFHPNLVNLYGCTIGDGTKIGTFVEIQKNVSVGSRCKISSHSFLCEGVIIEDEVFIGHGVMFTNDLYPHATNEDGSLKTDADWYVVKTRVKRCASIGSNATILPGVIIGEKAIVGAGAVVTDDVPDHAIVVGVPARVIGDVRDIRTSSPEMTASGCS from the coding sequence ATGGCAGTAAATGATGATGTTAAGTTTGGCAGCAATGTGAAAATATTTCATCCCAATCTTGTCAACCTCTACGGTTGCACGATTGGTGATGGAACCAAGATTGGTACATTTGTAGAGATCCAGAAAAATGTCAGTGTAGGAAGTCGGTGTAAAATTTCATCACACAGCTTTCTGTGTGAGGGCGTCATTATTGAAGATGAAGTGTTTATTGGTCATGGTGTTATGTTTACTAATGACCTTTATCCACATGCTACTAATGAAGATGGCAGTTTAAAAACAGATGCTGACTGGTATGTGGTCAAGACGCGAGTGAAACGCTGTGCCTCAATTGGCAGTAATGCTACCATCCTGCCTGGGGTGATAATTGGAGAAAAAGCCATAGTCGGAGCTGGAGCAGTAGTGACTGATGATGTTCCCGATCATGCAATTGTAGTAGGAGTACCTGCTCGTGTCATCGGCGATGTACGCGATATTCGCACCTCATCCCCAGAAATGACAGCTAGCGGTTGTAGCTAA
- a CDS encoding ABC transporter permease — MNNQEIASHQELVIEAGHSERQYWRDLWRYRELFYFLAWRDILVRYKQTAIGIAWALIRPFLTMVVFTVVFGNIAKLPSGGVPYPILVFAAMLPWQFFANSLTECSNSLVTNANLISKVYFPRLIVPTSAVIVSFVDFMISGMILLGLMAWYNFVPSWRILTLPVFILIAFAAAIGAGLWFAALNVEYRDFRYVVPFIVQFGLYISPVGFSSSVVPPQWRLLYSLNPMVSVIDGFRWAILGGESKLDLPGFTLSLGIVTFLLVTGIWYFRKMERTFADVI; from the coding sequence ATGAATAATCAAGAGATAGCCTCCCACCAAGAACTGGTAATTGAGGCAGGACATAGCGAGCGCCAGTATTGGCGAGACCTTTGGCGCTATCGGGAACTGTTTTATTTTCTGGCTTGGCGAGATATTTTAGTGCGCTACAAGCAAACAGCAATTGGTATTGCTTGGGCACTGATTAGACCATTTTTAACAATGGTAGTGTTCACAGTGGTATTCGGCAATATAGCCAAGTTGCCTTCGGGGGGTGTACCGTATCCGATTTTGGTATTTGCAGCCATGTTGCCTTGGCAGTTTTTCGCCAATTCCCTGACTGAGTGCAGTAACAGTTTAGTTACCAATGCCAACTTGATTTCTAAAGTTTACTTTCCCAGGTTGATTGTACCCACTAGTGCAGTAATTGTCAGCTTTGTGGACTTCATGATTTCTGGCATGATTCTGCTGGGGTTAATGGCATGGTACAACTTTGTACCAAGCTGGCGAATTCTGACGCTACCAGTGTTCATCTTGATTGCGTTTGCAGCAGCTATAGGTGCTGGGCTTTGGTTTGCAGCACTAAATGTTGAATATCGGGATTTTCGTTACGTTGTGCCATTTATTGTGCAGTTTGGCTTGTATATATCCCCTGTCGGCTTTAGTAGCAGTGTTGTGCCACCGCAGTGGCGTTTGCTTTATTCTTTGAACCCAATGGTAAGTGTTATCGATGGTTTTCGCTGGGCAATTTTAGGCGGAGAGTCAAAACTTGACTTGCCTGGATTTACCTTATCGCTAGGAATAGTTACATTTTTACTAGTAACTGGCATTTGGTACTTCCGCAAAATGGAACGGACATTTGCTGACGTAATTTAG